The following coding sequences are from one Candidatus Nanopelagicus hibericus window:
- a CDS encoding M20/M25/M40 family metallo-hydrolase codes for MKLTPQQISELEDETILFCQEMIRIPSVNHGEGRGDEKAMAEYVVKRLSELGIETESIVSAPNRVNVVAKIAGADQSRPGLVLHGHIDVVPAKAEDWSVDPFGGIIKDGFIWGRGAVDMKDMDAMMLATVRMWQRIGYKPPRNILLIFFADEEAGSNFGSRWMVKNRPELFKGYSEAISEVGGFSVTITGDNRLYLIEAAQKGIQWLKLTAKGTAGHGSFVNRDNAVTKLSNAVARIGNHEWPELETKTNNKFFRKIAELTGDKYDSKNVKPLLHHLGAAARMIGATITNTANPTMLEAGYKANVIPQSASAVIDGRFLPGHENQLQETLKKLAGDEIEVEVLVRDIALEVDFAGPLVEAMCKAINVEDPSGIPVPYLMSGGTDNKALNDVGIIGYGFSPLRLPADLDFFALFHGVDERVPIDGLKFGVRVLYDFLDNV; via the coding sequence ATGAAGCTAACTCCTCAGCAGATCAGTGAACTTGAGGATGAAACCATCCTTTTCTGCCAGGAAATGATCAGGATACCAAGTGTGAATCATGGCGAAGGTCGTGGTGATGAAAAAGCGATGGCCGAATATGTGGTTAAACGATTATCCGAATTAGGGATAGAAACTGAATCAATAGTTAGTGCTCCGAACCGTGTGAACGTGGTTGCAAAGATTGCCGGGGCAGATCAGTCCAGGCCAGGTTTAGTTTTACACGGACATATCGATGTTGTTCCAGCTAAAGCTGAAGATTGGTCGGTTGATCCCTTTGGCGGAATTATTAAGGATGGTTTTATTTGGGGTCGCGGAGCGGTTGACATGAAGGATATGGACGCGATGATGCTAGCTACTGTAAGAATGTGGCAGCGAATCGGCTACAAGCCTCCACGCAATATTTTACTCATCTTTTTTGCGGATGAAGAGGCAGGATCAAATTTTGGATCTCGTTGGATGGTGAAAAATCGACCAGAATTATTTAAAGGATACAGCGAAGCGATTTCTGAAGTTGGTGGATTTTCCGTCACAATCACGGGTGATAATCGACTCTATTTGATCGAAGCTGCTCAAAAAGGAATTCAATGGTTAAAGCTAACCGCTAAAGGCACCGCTGGTCATGGATCTTTTGTAAATAGGGATAATGCAGTGACAAAATTATCAAATGCAGTCGCGCGAATTGGTAATCATGAATGGCCTGAGTTAGAGACTAAAACCAATAATAAGTTTTTCCGCAAAATAGCAGAGTTGACCGGAGATAAGTATGATTCAAAAAATGTTAAACCATTACTGCATCACCTTGGGGCAGCAGCAAGAATGATTGGTGCAACTATTACCAATACGGCTAACCCGACAATGCTTGAAGCTGGGTATAAGGCGAACGTCATCCCACAAAGTGCTAGTGCAGTTATTGACGGCAGATTTTTACCTGGTCATGAAAATCAACTTCAAGAAACGCTAAAGAAATTGGCGGGAGATGAGATTGAAGTAGAGGTATTGGTGCGGGATATCGCATTAGAGGTAGATTTTGCGGGACCGCTAGTTGAAGCAATGTGTAAGGCAATTAATGTCGAAGATCCAAGTGGCATACCTGTTCCTTATCTTATGAGCGGTGGCACCGACAATAAGGCTTTAAATGATGTCGGGATCATCGGGTATGGATTTTCACCATTGCGATTGCCGGCAGATCTTGATTTTTTTGCTCTTTTTCACGGAGTCGATGAGCGGGTACCCATCGATGGATTAAAGTTTGGCGTTCGAGTTCTCTATGACTTTCTGGATAACGTTTAA
- a CDS encoding aldo/keto reductase, which translates to MERRKLGGVSISRLGLGTMTWGRDTDENEAAQQLQEFVEAGGNLIDTAAVYGDGDAERVLGGFIGALVKRDQLFIATKAGVSFKDGNRQVNNSRNELISDLDKSLSRLNIDYIDLWQIHHWDATTPLEETLSALDYATSSGKVRYVSVCNFNGWQLARATTLQNPIFGKAAITSAQNEYSLLNRKAEDEVIPATGALNLGFLAWSPLGRGVLTGKYRGGVPSDSRGASPHFANFVDPYLSERAKKIVECVCVVAEGLGYSPLEVALAWVRDAPGVTSALIGARTGAQLRGILTVEQISLPETMRQVLNEVSIN; encoded by the coding sequence ATGGAACGCCGCAAATTAGGTGGAGTATCAATCTCCCGTCTTGGTCTTGGCACAATGACATGGGGCAGAGACACCGATGAGAATGAGGCTGCGCAGCAGTTACAGGAGTTTGTTGAAGCTGGCGGAAATCTAATTGATACTGCGGCAGTTTATGGCGATGGCGATGCCGAACGTGTTTTAGGTGGTTTCATTGGCGCATTGGTTAAACGAGACCAGTTGTTTATTGCCACTAAAGCCGGTGTTTCATTTAAAGATGGCAACAGGCAGGTAAACAACTCTCGCAATGAATTAATCTCAGATCTTGATAAATCATTATCCCGATTAAACATCGATTATATTGACCTTTGGCAGATACATCACTGGGATGCAACTACCCCACTGGAGGAAACACTATCCGCTTTAGATTATGCAACTAGTTCTGGGAAAGTACGTTATGTAAGTGTGTGTAACTTTAATGGATGGCAATTAGCACGTGCTACTACATTACAGAATCCGATATTTGGTAAAGCAGCTATTACATCTGCACAAAATGAATACTCCTTATTAAATCGCAAAGCTGAAGATGAGGTAATTCCAGCAACTGGTGCACTAAATCTTGGATTTCTTGCTTGGTCACCACTTGGGCGTGGAGTCCTAACTGGCAAATATCGTGGCGGTGTGCCCTCCGACTCCAGAGGTGCCTCTCCGCACTTTGCAAATTTTGTGGATCCATATTTATCGGAGCGAGCAAAAAAGATCGTTGAATGCGTATGTGTTGTAGCCGAGGGACTAGGTTATTCACCTCTTGAGGTTGCACTTGCATGGGTGAGAGATGCACCCGGCGTTACTAGTGCTTTAATCGGCGCCAGAACTGGCGCTCAATTGCGAGGGATTTTAACTGTCGAACAAATCAGCTTGCCAGAGACGATGCGACAAGTGCTAAATGAAGTTTCAATTAACTAA
- a CDS encoding DUF3090 family protein produces the protein MVAEVVPRIVYRHQPATRFIVSAIGEPGQRQFFLQIKSEVGINAVTLEKTQVMALTERFEELIRELRRGKMASLDEINLTPTEDNDPMELPIEEDFRVGVISISWEENLVVVNIQAATEDDELILDDVDFGPDLIIATLRINQIRGFCERAKRIVNAGRAACPFCALPVDPLGHLCPRANGYRR, from the coding sequence ATGGTGGCAGAAGTAGTGCCAAGGATTGTCTATCGCCACCAGCCGGCCACACGATTTATTGTCAGCGCAATAGGCGAACCGGGTCAGCGCCAATTTTTCCTACAAATTAAGTCAGAAGTTGGAATCAATGCTGTAACTCTTGAGAAAACTCAGGTTATGGCACTAACTGAAAGATTTGAAGAGCTGATAAGAGAACTTCGTCGTGGAAAAATGGCCTCGTTAGATGAAATTAATCTGACGCCAACTGAGGATAACGATCCTATGGAGCTACCCATTGAAGAGGATTTTAGGGTTGGTGTAATCAGTATTAGCTGGGAAGAGAATTTAGTCGTGGTAAATATTCAGGCAGCCACCGAGGATGATGAACTAATTTTAGATGATGTTGATTTTGGTCCAGACTTGATAATTGCCACGCTCAGAATTAATCAGATCAGGGGTTTTTGTGAAAGAGCCAAACGAATAGTAAATGCTGGCAGAGCTGCTTGCCCATTTTGCGCACTACCAGTAGATCCACTTGGTCACCTTTGTCCTAGGGCAAATGGATATCGCAGATGA
- a CDS encoding SCO1664 family protein encodes MRATLDLITNGEMVVVGRLVDASNATLLAQIKDSDPKIQVIYKPVAGERPLWDFPDGSLAHREYAAFLLSDLGNFNLVPFTVLRNGPFGFGMVQEWVEVDENIDVVDYGQGTDSQLRRMALFDAIINNTDRKFGHLLINNEGSLKGCDHGVCFHSEDKLRTVIWQFAEQPFTEDEFELLNALALLDLDSHFAPYLTGQEISALKSRIDGLKALGKFPLPSAEWPAVPWPPV; translated from the coding sequence ATGAGAGCAACTTTGGATTTGATAACAAATGGCGAGATGGTTGTGGTTGGCCGATTAGTTGATGCATCAAATGCCACATTATTAGCCCAGATCAAAGATTCTGATCCGAAAATTCAAGTGATATATAAACCAGTAGCGGGTGAGCGTCCATTGTGGGATTTTCCAGATGGCAGTTTAGCTCATCGGGAGTATGCAGCTTTTTTATTAAGCGATCTTGGTAATTTTAACTTGGTGCCTTTTACTGTGTTACGAAATGGTCCATTTGGTTTCGGAATGGTGCAGGAGTGGGTAGAGGTAGACGAAAATATTGATGTGGTTGATTACGGGCAGGGTACAGATAGTCAACTTCGTAGAATGGCATTATTTGATGCAATCATAAATAATACCGATCGAAAATTTGGTCATTTATTGATTAATAATGAAGGCTCCCTTAAAGGCTGTGACCATGGTGTTTGCTTCCATAGCGAAGACAAATTGCGCACAGTGATCTGGCAATTTGCAGAGCAGCCCTTTACAGAGGATGAATTTGAATTATTAAATGCACTAGCTCTGCTGGATCTAGATTCACATTTTGCGCCATATCTCACTGGCCAGGAGATTTCGGCACTAAAATCTCGCATCGATGGATTGAAGGCTTTGGGGAAGTTTCCATTACCTAGTGCAGAGTGGCCTGCAGTGCCTTGGCCTCCGGTCTAA
- a CDS encoding histidine phosphatase family protein, whose amino-acid sequence MANLKGILAGQDDTVALSKVGQKQANSLTSYLGSIKFEKVFCSPLKRCLQTIDPFMISNPKMKFEFEPRIIEMDYGLWSGRKLATLARDRRWKTVQTKPSAFTFPQGESFKGMRKRVQSVLDDLSTQKGPFLLVTHGDIIKMFIATCLDLPIDRFQSFIAEPASITTISLGNKRNTILQMNYKLTPTDLTGFKANHLGGGNSLKNLKKWWQK is encoded by the coding sequence GTGGCCAACTTGAAAGGGATATTGGCAGGCCAAGACGATACGGTGGCATTATCAAAAGTTGGCCAAAAACAAGCAAACTCGCTGACTTCCTACCTGGGAAGCATTAAGTTCGAAAAAGTTTTCTGTAGCCCACTCAAACGCTGTCTTCAAACTATTGACCCCTTCATGATCAGCAATCCAAAAATGAAGTTTGAATTTGAACCGCGGATTATTGAAATGGATTATGGCCTTTGGTCTGGTCGAAAATTGGCCACTCTGGCTCGAGATCGTCGCTGGAAAACTGTTCAAACAAAGCCTTCTGCATTCACCTTTCCGCAAGGGGAGAGCTTCAAGGGAATGCGAAAGCGCGTTCAATCGGTATTAGATGACTTATCAACTCAAAAAGGTCCATTTTTACTAGTAACTCATGGCGACATTATTAAGATGTTTATTGCCACCTGCCTTGACTTACCTATCGATAGATTTCAAAGTTTTATAGCCGAACCAGCCTCAATCACCACTATTAGCCTTGGAAATAAACGTAATACGATTTTGCAAATGAATTATAAATTAACTCCAACTGATCTGACTGGGTTCAAAGCAAATCACCTTGGTGGTGGCAATTCTCTTAAGAATCTTAAAAAATGGTGGCAGAAGTAG
- a CDS encoding class I tRNA ligase family protein: protein MNSWPRNSLPIFTGFKFPALNLFDSNKGLVTISAPSEFRMYVCGITPYDATHLGHAATYLAFDLINRYQIFAGAKVNFIENVTDIDDPLLERARRDNSSWRNLADTQTELFKSDMSALRILPPTNLVKVTESIPVIEGFIKRLDKNGYLYQISGDHYFSVEKFLSGLPIPADDAIRIFAERGGDPNRKEKRHPLDPLVWSANTAGEPGWESSFGYGRPGWHVECTAIACHYLDKDSNDPILHLQGGGSDLIFPHHFMSAQIVKAAYGREFAKYFIHAAMIGFDGEKMSKSKGNLVFVSKLLSAGTDPMLIRWALLQGHYQQDREWNEDLLQESKMQIETVRKSLARSEVCDAENLINGIINDLANNLDTPSALKRLISWSEQSINSGSVNQSGLVSRGIDSLLGLAL from the coding sequence ATGAATAGTTGGCCTCGTAACTCCCTGCCAATTTTTACTGGTTTCAAATTCCCAGCCTTAAACCTCTTTGATTCAAATAAAGGCTTAGTCACCATATCTGCCCCCAGTGAATTTCGAATGTATGTATGTGGGATAACACCATACGATGCAACTCATCTAGGTCACGCTGCAACCTATCTTGCATTTGATTTGATAAATCGGTATCAAATTTTTGCTGGAGCTAAGGTCAATTTTATTGAAAATGTTACCGATATTGATGATCCATTGCTGGAACGAGCAAGGCGAGATAATTCAAGCTGGCGCAACCTGGCTGATACTCAAACCGAATTATTTAAATCAGACATGTCAGCTTTACGAATACTTCCACCAACAAATTTGGTGAAGGTTACTGAATCAATTCCTGTCATCGAGGGGTTTATCAAGAGATTGGATAAGAATGGATATTTGTATCAAATATCCGGTGATCACTACTTTTCGGTCGAGAAATTTCTATCTGGTTTACCAATTCCAGCCGACGACGCCATAAGAATATTCGCTGAACGTGGTGGTGATCCAAATCGTAAAGAAAAAAGGCATCCATTGGACCCATTGGTGTGGAGTGCTAATACCGCTGGTGAACCAGGTTGGGAAAGCAGTTTTGGCTATGGTCGACCAGGTTGGCATGTTGAATGCACAGCAATTGCTTGTCACTATTTAGATAAGGATTCAAATGATCCAATATTGCACCTGCAAGGTGGTGGATCTGATTTGATATTTCCACATCATTTCATGAGTGCCCAAATCGTAAAAGCTGCTTACGGAAGAGAGTTTGCGAAGTATTTCATTCACGCAGCCATGATTGGTTTTGATGGTGAAAAAATGAGTAAATCCAAGGGAAACTTGGTTTTTGTTTCGAAATTGCTCAGCGCTGGCACAGATCCAATGTTGATTCGGTGGGCCCTGCTGCAAGGTCATTATCAACAGGATCGCGAATGGAATGAAGATTTGCTGCAAGAGTCCAAAATGCAAATTGAAACTGTTCGAAAATCCCTTGCACGCAGTGAGGTTTGTGACGCAGAGAATTTGATTAATGGGATCATCAATGACCTCGCAAATAACCTCGATACCCCATCTGCCTTAAAGCGATTGATATCTTGGTCTGAGCAATCCATAAATTCTGGTTCAGTTAATCAAAGTGGCTTAGTATCTCGTGGCATCGATTCATTGTTAGGTTTAGCACTATAA